GCAGCCTCCAACAAGGACTGGCTACAGTGTCGAACACGATCTTACGGTTACAGTTAAAACAACCCTCATTGGTGATGTAATAAGTACAGGGGCGAATGCAGGAGCAAACACCTTTTATAACCTGAACTTCAAGGCAAGTAATGAAGACGAGGTAAAGAAAGAACTCCTTTCAAAGGCACTTTCCGATGCAAGGGCAAAGGCAGAGGAGATTGCAAAAACTATGGGAAAGAAAGTTTCAGATTACAAAGTTGTTTCTTACGAGTATGTCCCAGAACAATCTAAAGCCCCCTACTATGGTGGCGCTGAGGGGATGGGTACGGGTGCTCCCATAGAGGTTGGTTCAAACGAAATTGCGGTTAATGTTTATGTGACATTTATTTTAAAGTAGTCTAACGCTATTTTTGTAGGGGCGGTATGTGAAAGCCGCCCTTTTTTCTTTTTAAAATTCGGAAATTTTATTATAATAATCGCAATATGGAAAGGGTACTTAAATGTATTAGGTGTGGTAAGACTTTCGATGTTTTTTCATCAAAGACCCGTTGCGACTGCGGCGGACTGCTTGAAGTGAGTTTGCAGGGCACACTTTCCCCGACCTTAAAAGATGAGTTCCTTAAAAGAAGGATGTCGCTTGAACCTTATAACCAGAGCGGTGTATGGCGCTACAGGGAGTTTGTGCTTGATATTGAACCTAATTCTATCGTAACCCTTCCCGAGGGGAGAACAAATCTTTACAAAAAGGTTGTCGATGGAATGGAAGTTTACTTTAAGCACGAAGGCGAAAACCCAACCGGTTCTTTCAAGGATAGGGGAATGACTGTTGGTGTAAGTGTAGCAAAAAAACTTGGTTTTAAGATAACAGCCTGTGCTTCAACGGGCAACACCTCCGCATCCCTTGCAAGTTACTCTGCACATGCCGGGCTTAAAAGTGTTGTTTTCATTCCAAAAGGGAAAGTTGCCTTAGGAAAACTCTCGCAGGCGCTTGCATATGGTGCAAATGTCCTCGAGATTTCAGGGGACTTTGACTATGCGATGAAACTCGTTCAAGAGGCAAGCAGTGAGTATAAGTTATATCTTCTTAATTCTCTTAATCCCCTCCGCCTTGAAGGGCAAAAGACAATCATCATAAATACGCTTGAAGAACTTGGGTGGGTTGTCCCCGATTGGATTATCGTTCCTGGTGGTAACCTTGGCAATACTTCTGCTTTTGGGAAGGCTTTAAAGGAATTGTTCGAGTTCAAATTCATCGATAAAGTTCCACGCCTTGCGGTAATCCAGGCAGAAGGCGCATCTCCTTTCTACAGGGCTTTTAAGAGTGGATTTAAGGAATTTGAGCCAATGAAAGCGGAGACCATTGCAACTGCAATAAGGATAGGTAATCCCGTGAACTACGAAAAGGCAGTTAAATCAATAGAATTTACGCAAGGTGTTGTTGAAAGCGTAAGTGACCTTGAGATACTTGAAGCAAAGAGAGATATCGACAACCTTGGTATTGGATGCGAACCTTCGTCTGCATCAACTCTTGCAGGTTTAAG
Above is a genomic segment from Caldisericum sp. containing:
- a CDS encoding SIMPL domain-containing protein; the protein is QPPTRTGYSVEHDLTVTVKTTLIGDVISTGANAGANTFYNLNFKASNEDEVKKELLSKALSDARAKAEEIAKTMGKKVSDYKVVSYEYVPEQSKAPYYGGAEGMGTGAPIEVGSNEIAVNVYVTFILK
- a CDS encoding threonine synthase, coding for MERVLKCIRCGKTFDVFSSKTRCDCGGLLEVSLQGTLSPTLKDEFLKRRMSLEPYNQSGVWRYREFVLDIEPNSIVTLPEGRTNLYKKVVDGMEVYFKHEGENPTGSFKDRGMTVGVSVAKKLGFKITACASTGNTSASLASYSAHAGLKSVVFIPKGKVALGKLSQALAYGANVLEISGDFDYAMKLVQEASSEYKLYLLNSLNPLRLEGQKTIIINTLEELGWVVPDWIIVPGGNLGNTSAFGKALKELFEFKFIDKVPRLAVIQAEGASPFYRAFKSGFKEFEPMKAETIATAIRIGNPVNYEKAVKSIEFTQGVVESVSDLEILEAKRDIDNLGIGCEPSSASTLAGLRKLRKSSVIKSSDTVVMILTGNILKDPDTSINLHTGNIKDVKSRSRFFEIETLKDLENALKKIVLEGE